Within Cohaesibacter gelatinilyticus, the genomic segment TGGCGCGGTCAATATTGTCCTTAGGCATGGACTGGCCGCGAGCGTTCTGGATGGCCAGACGCAGACGTGCGTTGGAATCTGGGTCAGGACCACCCATTTTTGCAGCAACGGTGATCTCTTTGGAAAGCTTGGAGAACAACTTGGAGCGCTTGGCGTCCTGAGCGCCTTTGCGATACATGATGTTCTTAAATTTGGAATGTCCTGCCATGACGTTTGAAATCCATGTCTTGTCATTGAAGCCGCTTTTGAAAAACCAAAAGCGCTATTTGCCTGTGGTGATCGCACAAATCCCCCACTCAGATCAAGTCAGGGCACCGCAAGCACCATTATTTTTCCCAGAAAGACGGTATATGCTGCGATAAATGTCCACCAATCCGCAACGGCTCCACCGCCACGGCCAAACCGGTCGCATCATCGGTGTCCACTGCCACACCACACAAGGTTGGATCGCCAAGCGATGGCGTGAAGCGCGACGCAGGCACTTTGCGAAGGAAACGCTGCACCGGCTCTTCCTTTTCCATCCCCAAAACGGAATCATAATCACCGCACATACCAGCATCGGACATATAAGCAGTGCCCTGCGGCAAAACACGATGATCAGCCGTTGGAGAATGAGTATGAGTTCCAACCACAAGACTCACTCGGCCATCAAGGAAATGCCCCATGGCCTGTTTCTCGGACGTTGCTTCAGCATGAAAATCGAGAATGATAGCGTCGGCAAAATCACCCATCGGGCAGGCCGCCAGCTCTTTTTCGACCGCTGCAAATGGGCAATCCAGTGGGTCCATATAGATCCGGCCCATGGCATTCATCACCAAAACATTAGCGCCATTGCGGGCCTGATAAAGATTGGCACCCTTGCCTGGCACACCAGCTGGATAATTGGCCGGACGCAGAAATGCAGGCTGCCGCTCGCAAAAGACCAAAGCTTCGCGCTGATCCCAGGCATGGTTGCCCGTGGTGACCGCATCCGCTCCCGCATCAATCAACTCTTGCAGAATTTTCTCGGTGATACCGAAGCCAGCCGCTGCATTCTCTCCATTGATCACGACAAAATCGAGACCATAACGCTCGATCAGACCCGGCAGATTT encodes:
- a CDS encoding TIGR00282 family metallophosphoesterase, with translation MRLLFIGDIVGRAGRTVVLENLPGLIERYGLDFVVINGENAAAGFGITEKILQELIDAGADAVTTGNHAWDQREALVFCERQPAFLRPANYPAGVPGKGANLYQARNGANVLVMNAMGRIYMDPLDCPFAAVEKELAACPMGDFADAIILDFHAEATSEKQAMGHFLDGRVSLVVGTHTHSPTADHRVLPQGTAYMSDAGMCGDYDSVLGMEKEEPVQRFLRKVPASRFTPSLGDPTLCGVAVDTDDATGLAVAVEPLRIGGHLSQHIPSFWEK